The following coding sequences lie in one Microvirga sp. 17 mud 1-3 genomic window:
- a CDS encoding long-chain fatty acid--CoA ligase encodes MTTAADSREDTFPKLIVSNARLRPQRTAFRHKDLGIWQSWTWAEVHDIVRAYAAGLLDLGLTRGGKIAVIGHNRPYLYWTIMAAQWIGATPVPVYADSVADEMAYVLAHAEVTHAAVQDQEQVDKLISIAAKLPQLERILYDEDRGLRDYDHSRLHPIRAVVEQGREKLKEPEWTALLEKEMELGRGADLAVILYTSGTTGRPKGVMLTFESVIAAAEIGCNFDRLDENDEIIAYLPIAWVGDHIFSYAQAILSGLCVNCPESPETIADDRREIGATYIFAPPRVFESLLTLTMVRMEDASALKRRMFRFFIDHAARVGERILNRDRSVGLWDRLVWQMGNVLVYAPLRNRYGMTRVKVGYTAGEAIGPEIFRFYRSIGVNLKQLYGQTEASVYITMQPDGEIHADTVGRPVPRVEIRIDESGEVLYRSPGVFLGYYKDDEKTAETKTPDGFVHSGDAGFFDASGHLKIIDRAKDVGRLRDGSLFPPKYIENKLKFYPNIKEAVCFGDGRDYVGCFINIDLVAVSNWAERNGVTYASYQELAGHPLVYDMIEKHVDEVNRSLAGEPRMGGAQIKRFLILHKELDADDGELTRTQKVRRGFIAERYAPLIQALYDGSQEKDVTTEVTFEDGRKGTISARVKLRDMAPHPYNDGAALPEAAE; translated from the coding sequence GTGACGACGGCCGCTGACTCGCGCGAGGACACGTTCCCGAAGCTGATCGTCAGCAATGCACGTCTACGCCCGCAGCGGACGGCGTTCCGGCACAAGGATCTGGGGATCTGGCAATCCTGGACCTGGGCCGAGGTCCACGACATCGTCCGAGCCTATGCGGCAGGTCTCCTCGACCTAGGCCTCACGCGCGGCGGCAAGATCGCAGTCATCGGGCATAACCGACCCTATCTGTACTGGACGATCATGGCCGCTCAATGGATCGGCGCTACGCCGGTTCCAGTTTATGCGGATTCCGTAGCCGACGAGATGGCCTACGTGCTGGCTCATGCGGAGGTGACCCATGCGGCGGTCCAGGACCAGGAGCAGGTCGACAAGCTGATCTCCATTGCGGCCAAGCTTCCGCAGCTCGAGCGGATCCTCTACGACGAGGATCGCGGCCTCCGGGACTACGACCACAGCCGCCTGCATCCGATCCGGGCGGTGGTCGAACAGGGGCGCGAGAAACTCAAGGAGCCGGAATGGACGGCCTTGCTCGAGAAGGAAATGGAACTCGGCAGGGGCGCCGATCTCGCCGTCATCCTGTACACCTCGGGCACAACCGGCCGGCCTAAGGGCGTGATGCTGACTTTCGAGAGCGTGATCGCCGCGGCGGAGATCGGCTGCAACTTCGACAGGCTCGATGAGAACGACGAGATCATCGCCTATCTGCCCATCGCCTGGGTGGGCGATCACATCTTCTCCTATGCTCAGGCCATCCTGTCAGGACTCTGCGTGAACTGTCCTGAAAGCCCTGAAACCATCGCGGATGACAGGCGCGAGATCGGTGCCACCTATATTTTCGCGCCACCCCGCGTGTTCGAGAGCCTGCTGACGCTCACCATGGTGCGCATGGAGGACGCAAGTGCTCTGAAGCGGCGCATGTTCAGGTTCTTCATCGACCATGCCGCAAGAGTGGGCGAGAGGATCCTCAACCGCGACAGGAGCGTCGGCCTCTGGGACCGCCTCGTCTGGCAAATGGGGAACGTCCTGGTCTATGCGCCGCTGCGCAACCGCTACGGCATGACCCGCGTCAAGGTCGGGTACACGGCCGGCGAGGCCATCGGGCCGGAGATCTTCCGCTTTTACCGCTCCATCGGCGTCAATCTCAAGCAGCTCTATGGACAGACGGAAGCCTCCGTTTACATCACGATGCAGCCCGACGGGGAGATCCATGCCGATACCGTCGGCCGGCCGGTGCCGCGGGTCGAAATCCGGATCGACGAGAGTGGCGAGGTTCTCTATCGCTCGCCGGGCGTCTTCCTCGGTTATTACAAGGATGACGAGAAGACGGCTGAGACCAAGACACCGGACGGCTTCGTTCATTCGGGCGATGCCGGTTTCTTCGATGCGTCGGGGCACCTCAAGATCATCGACCGGGCCAAGGATGTAGGGCGCCTGCGCGACGGGTCCCTGTTCCCGCCCAAATACATCGAGAACAAGCTCAAGTTCTATCCGAATATCAAGGAAGCCGTCTGCTTCGGTGACGGGCGCGATTATGTCGGCTGTTTCATCAACATCGATCTCGTCGCCGTCAGCAACTGGGCGGAACGGAACGGCGTGACTTATGCATCCTACCAGGAGCTTGCTGGGCATCCGCTCGTCTACGACATGATCGAGAAGCACGTGGACGAGGTCAATCGATCCCTGGCCGGCGAGCCGCGCATGGGAGGGGCCCAGATCAAGCGCTTTCTGATCCTGCATAAGGAGCTCGATGCCGATGACGGGGAGCTCACCCGCACCCAGAAGGTTCGCCGGGGCTTCATCGCGGAGCGGTATGCGCCCCTCATCCAGGCGCTTTACGACGGGTCGCAGGAGAAGGACGTTACCACCGAGGTTACCTTTGAGGACGGGCGGAAGGGAACGATTTCCGCCCGGGTCAAGCTGCGCGACATGGCGCCCCATCCCTATAATGACGGCGCCGCACTTCCGGAGGCAGCAGAATGA